One Fuerstiella marisgermanici DNA window includes the following coding sequences:
- a CDS encoding NAD-dependent malic enzyme, whose protein sequence is MSHHSPGYSLTVRLSYPDRPGFLGRITSTIGEANGLIGAVDVVDTRDNCIVRDVTISATNVEHGEDVVAALRSLPDVEILHVSDRVFLMHLGGKLEVKSRVPLKNRDDLSMAYTPGVARVCTAIHEDPESSFSLTIRRNTVAVVSDGSAVLGLGNIGPRAAMPVMEGKAVLFKEFGGVDAFPICLETQDTEEIIAIVKALAPTFGGVNLEDISAPRCVEIEQRLVSELEIPVFHDDQHGTAIVVLAALTNSLKVVGKTMESVRIVINGAGAAGAAIARLLLAAGANHIVVCDRSGAIHRQRGELTDLKQWIAENTNHDSAAGTLSDVLPEADVFVGVSAKDALKVDDVKSMADDAIVFALANPDPEITPEDAEPHVRVMATGRSDYPNQINNVLCFPGLFRGVLDVRARNINEPMKMAAAHAIASIITENELHAEYVVPSIFDRRVTAAVAEAVARTAIETGESRREQVPGLSAESES, encoded by the coding sequence ATGAGTCACCACAGTCCCGGCTACAGTCTTACCGTGCGTCTTAGCTACCCGGACAGGCCCGGTTTTCTAGGGCGCATCACTTCCACAATCGGTGAAGCGAACGGACTGATTGGTGCCGTTGACGTCGTGGACACTCGTGACAACTGCATCGTGCGCGATGTGACCATTAGCGCCACCAATGTTGAACACGGCGAAGACGTTGTTGCGGCACTGCGAAGTCTTCCGGATGTCGAGATCCTGCACGTGTCGGATCGCGTCTTCTTGATGCATCTTGGCGGCAAGCTGGAAGTCAAATCCCGCGTGCCGCTGAAGAACCGTGACGACTTGTCGATGGCTTACACGCCGGGTGTGGCTCGAGTATGCACCGCCATTCACGAAGATCCGGAATCCTCGTTTTCGTTGACAATCCGCCGCAACACCGTTGCCGTCGTCAGTGATGGTTCTGCCGTGCTGGGCCTGGGCAATATCGGGCCTCGAGCCGCCATGCCGGTGATGGAAGGCAAGGCTGTTTTGTTTAAGGAATTCGGTGGGGTCGACGCGTTTCCGATCTGCCTTGAAACTCAGGACACCGAAGAAATCATCGCCATCGTAAAAGCACTCGCCCCAACGTTTGGTGGCGTCAATCTGGAAGACATCTCTGCCCCCCGTTGCGTGGAAATCGAGCAGCGTCTGGTGTCGGAGCTTGAAATCCCCGTCTTTCACGATGATCAACACGGCACCGCTATTGTGGTGCTCGCAGCGCTGACGAATTCGCTGAAAGTTGTCGGCAAGACGATGGAATCTGTGCGAATTGTCATCAATGGAGCGGGGGCCGCCGGAGCCGCGATTGCTCGATTGTTGCTGGCGGCCGGTGCAAACCACATCGTGGTGTGTGACCGTTCCGGAGCCATTCATCGCCAGCGCGGTGAACTCACAGACCTCAAACAATGGATCGCCGAAAACACCAATCATGATTCCGCTGCGGGCACTTTGTCAGACGTCCTACCCGAAGCGGACGTTTTCGTGGGTGTTTCTGCCAAAGATGCTCTGAAAGTCGACGACGTAAAAAGCATGGCCGACGATGCCATCGTCTTTGCGCTGGCCAATCCCGACCCTGAGATCACGCCGGAGGACGCCGAGCCGCATGTGCGAGTCATGGCGACCGGACGGTCGGATTATCCTAATCAGATTAACAACGTTCTGTGTTTTCCCGGGCTCTTTCGTGGCGTCCTTGACGTGCGAGCTCGTAATATCAACGAGCCAATGAAGATGGCAGCAGCGCACGCGATCGCTTCGATCATCACGGAAAATGAACTGCATGCGGAATACGTTGTCCCCAGTATTTTCGACCGTCGAGTCACCGCCGCCGTGGCCGAAGCGGTCGCTCGTACAGCCATCGAAACTGGTGAATCCCGACGAGAGCAGGTGCCGGGACTCAGTGCTGAATCCGAGTCATGA
- a CDS encoding sulfatase family protein: MKQFAAIFFALTLIGQLSAAERPNILWITIEDWSPDLSCYGTKGIHTPHVDQLAAEGIRYERAFTTSPVCSTSRSAMMTGFHQNYIGAHQHRTSDKKPLPFGIRPIPHLFADAGYYTCLMSWKTDCNFLPDKRNQLFMGNDWKDRDPDQPFFARITFGGTHRAWNRDPKRPIDISDVELPPYYPDTPFIRRDWANGLEQMQLVDREVGELLKRLKDEGLADNTMVFFIGDHGRCHIRGKQFLYDEGTRIPMILRWPGKVKAGQVNDALVMSIDICATILEAAGITPPVPLHGKSLFSDEVKQRRYTFAARDKMDTTHDAMRSIRSKDHKLILNLMPERAYCQFSFYKESAYPPLAEMNVLNLQGKLTPEQAAFMATSKPEIELFDLRSDPHEIHNVANDPKYADVKKEMLAELNKWRTNVIHDQGVSDDFRGGSIYPKTNPSPTVGQWVQNNADKFDTQKYGNPGWYPTRTLEEWQRVRKMWEPWVFREPTSSLKRPVIPYTKKPKQAVK, encoded by the coding sequence ATGAAACAATTCGCAGCAATCTTCTTCGCGCTGACTTTGATCGGCCAGCTTTCCGCTGCTGAACGTCCCAACATTCTGTGGATCACCATCGAAGACTGGTCACCAGACCTGTCTTGCTACGGCACGAAGGGAATTCATACGCCGCACGTCGACCAGCTGGCGGCGGAAGGAATCCGCTACGAACGAGCCTTCACAACGTCGCCCGTGTGCTCGACTTCACGTTCGGCAATGATGACGGGATTCCATCAAAACTACATCGGCGCACATCAACATCGCACGAGCGACAAGAAGCCGCTGCCCTTTGGGATTCGCCCGATACCCCATCTGTTTGCCGATGCCGGGTACTACACGTGTTTGATGAGTTGGAAAACGGACTGCAACTTCCTGCCCGATAAAAGGAATCAGCTGTTCATGGGCAACGATTGGAAGGATCGAGATCCGGATCAGCCGTTCTTCGCACGCATCACCTTCGGCGGAACGCATCGAGCCTGGAATCGCGATCCAAAGCGGCCGATCGACATCTCTGATGTGGAGTTGCCGCCGTACTACCCCGACACACCGTTTATTCGCCGTGACTGGGCCAACGGCCTTGAGCAAATGCAGCTCGTCGATCGCGAAGTCGGTGAGCTGCTGAAACGACTGAAGGACGAAGGCCTAGCTGACAACACCATGGTATTCTTTATTGGCGACCATGGCCGATGCCATATTCGCGGCAAGCAATTTTTGTACGACGAAGGCACTCGGATCCCAATGATTCTGCGATGGCCAGGAAAAGTCAAAGCGGGGCAGGTGAATGATGCCCTTGTGATGTCGATTGACATCTGTGCAACCATCCTGGAAGCCGCAGGCATCACACCACCCGTTCCGCTGCATGGCAAAAGTCTATTCAGCGATGAGGTCAAGCAACGGAGATACACCTTCGCCGCTCGCGACAAGATGGACACAACGCACGACGCGATGAGATCGATCCGATCGAAAGACCACAAGTTAATCTTAAACCTCATGCCTGAGCGTGCGTACTGCCAGTTTAGCTTCTACAAAGAGAGCGCGTACCCGCCGCTGGCCGAAATGAATGTTCTGAATCTGCAGGGCAAACTAACACCAGAACAGGCCGCGTTTATGGCAACCAGTAAACCAGAGATCGAGCTGTTCGATCTCCGCAGCGACCCTCACGAAATCCACAATGTGGCCAACGATCCGAAGTACGCCGATGTGAAAAAGGAAATGCTGGCCGAGCTAAACAAGTGGCGAACAAACGTCATCCACGACCAGGGCGTTTCCGATGATTTCCGCGGCGGCAGCATTTACCCGAAAACCAATCCTTCACCGACCGTCGGCCAATGGGTTCAGAACAACGCTGACAAGTTTGATACTCAAAAATACGGCAACCCCGGCTGGTACCCAACGCGGACGCTCGAAGAATGGCAGCGAGTGAGAAAGATGTGGGAGCCCTGGGTCTTTCGAGAACCAACCAGTTCACTTAAACGCCCCGTGATCCCGTACACCAAGAAGCCGAAGCAAGCGGTGAAGTGA
- a CDS encoding zinc ribbon domain-containing protein YjdM, which translates to MSELPNCPECNSEYTYQDGPLLVCPNCAHEWSASDDPSSGPGDSDEKVVRDANGNVLQNGDTVIVIKDLKVKGSSTVVKGGTKVKKIRLVDGDHDIDCKITGIGSMGLKSEFVKKA; encoded by the coding sequence ATGAGTGAACTCCCCAACTGTCCAGAGTGCAATTCCGAATACACCTACCAGGACGGCCCACTACTGGTCTGCCCCAATTGCGCCCACGAATGGTCTGCGTCTGATGATCCGTCGTCGGGGCCGGGCGATTCCGACGAAAAGGTGGTCCGTGACGCCAACGGCAATGTTCTGCAAAATGGCGACACGGTGATTGTTATCAAAGACCTGAAGGTCAAAGGTTCGTCTACCGTGGTCAAAGGCGGCACCAAGGTGAAGAAGATTCGGCTTGTCGATGGCGATCACGATATTGATTGCAAAATCACCGGCATCGGCTCAATGGGACTGAAGTCGGAGTTCGTCAAGAAAGCTTGA
- a CDS encoding DNA-binding domain-containing protein, with the protein MMTSPPNIPATPSLDQVQRWMQAVIFDPDGIESGLASEAARDQISVGLLDIEEVIDASQTMTSVERLQVYSNAYYARLLECMRDEFPALAHALGDETFEAFAFGYLQSYPSSSYTLCDLGANFPRFFAETRPADEDDPELFGDSERTAASWPDFLIDIATVERLYSEVFSGPGVEGQSILPPEDVSTLSPTDFAAARLDPVPCLRLLKLRYPVHEYISAVRHETTPTLPEPAATNLVVTRRQYVVRRCTADPVEFELLQSLQSGQAIGAAIESVASRSDEAYAILESELQNWFRQWAVAGFFQRIELPE; encoded by the coding sequence ATGATGACATCGCCGCCCAACATTCCCGCGACACCGTCGCTGGATCAGGTGCAACGATGGATGCAGGCCGTCATTTTTGACCCGGACGGTATTGAATCGGGATTGGCGTCCGAAGCCGCACGCGATCAGATTTCCGTTGGTCTGTTGGACATCGAAGAAGTCATCGACGCCTCTCAAACCATGACGAGCGTCGAGCGGCTGCAGGTGTATTCGAACGCCTACTATGCGCGACTGCTGGAGTGTATGCGCGACGAGTTTCCTGCTTTGGCACACGCGTTGGGCGACGAAACATTCGAAGCATTCGCCTTTGGGTACCTGCAAAGCTACCCGTCTTCCAGCTATACGCTGTGTGATCTCGGTGCGAACTTTCCCCGCTTCTTTGCGGAAACGCGACCAGCTGACGAAGACGATCCTGAACTTTTCGGTGACTCGGAAAGAACGGCGGCGTCATGGCCAGACTTTCTGATTGATATCGCGACCGTCGAACGACTCTACAGCGAAGTCTTTAGTGGGCCGGGCGTAGAAGGTCAGAGTATTCTGCCCCCTGAAGATGTGTCGACGCTTTCTCCAACAGATTTCGCAGCGGCGCGGCTGGATCCGGTGCCGTGTCTTCGGCTGCTGAAGCTCCGCTATCCGGTTCACGAATACATCAGCGCCGTGCGGCATGAGACCACGCCGACTTTGCCAGAGCCTGCTGCAACCAATCTTGTGGTGACGCGACGCCAGTACGTTGTGCGTCGCTGTACGGCAGACCCTGTGGAGTTTGAGCTTCTACAAAGCCTGCAATCCGGCCAGGCAATCGGAGCAGCCATTGAATCGGTTGCCTCGCGATCGGATGAAGCCTACGCGATCCTCGAATCCGAACTGCAGAATTGGTTTCGCCAATGGGCCGTTGCAGGATTCTTTCAACGCATCGAATTGCCAGAGTAG
- a CDS encoding DUF547 domain-containing protein: MLHFNSIFGLLIAVSLMAVCADSANAGPPVYVGQRAAGRIPFEQINHAPWDALLEKYVDRDGYMNYHVLHASAADRRTLDGYLTTLSQANLQAKTSKDATLAFWINAYNAVTVHGILREYPTTSIRNHTAKLVGYNIWKDLQLLVGGRPYSLEAIEHQVLRKMGEPRIHFAIVCASIGCPRLLNQAYTAADVQRQLETNARDFFSRPQNFQFDMRTGQFQLSEILNWFGEDFGPDQPAQLRTIAKWLPNQAAQAAAQRGAGRVSFIPYNWDLNDQRSRRGVARE; encoded by the coding sequence ATGCTACATTTTAATTCGATTTTCGGCCTGCTAATTGCTGTGTCTCTCATGGCTGTATGTGCCGACTCTGCAAATGCCGGGCCGCCGGTTTACGTCGGGCAGCGTGCGGCTGGACGCATTCCCTTTGAACAAATTAACCATGCACCATGGGATGCATTGCTGGAGAAATATGTCGATCGAGATGGCTATATGAACTATCACGTTCTGCATGCTTCCGCCGCTGACCGCCGAACTCTGGACGGATACCTGACGACTTTGTCGCAGGCCAACCTGCAGGCCAAAACTTCCAAAGACGCCACATTGGCGTTCTGGATTAACGCATACAATGCGGTTACCGTCCACGGAATTTTGCGAGAATACCCGACGACCAGTATTCGAAATCACACGGCGAAATTAGTTGGCTACAACATCTGGAAGGATCTGCAACTGTTGGTGGGAGGTCGGCCGTACTCACTGGAGGCTATCGAACATCAGGTCCTGAGAAAGATGGGTGAACCGCGAATTCACTTTGCGATCGTGTGTGCGTCGATCGGGTGCCCGCGTTTGTTGAATCAGGCCTATACCGCGGCCGATGTTCAGCGACAGCTCGAAACGAACGCACGCGACTTTTTCAGCCGACCTCAGAACTTTCAGTTCGACATGCGCACCGGGCAATTTCAGTTGTCTGAAATCCTAAACTGGTTCGGTGAAGACTTCGGCCCTGACCAGCCGGCTCAATTACGAACGATCGCGAAATGGCTTCCCAACCAGGCGGCCCAGGCTGCCGCTCAACGTGGTGCTGGCCGCGTTTCGTTTATCCCATACAACTGGGACCTCAACGATCAAAGATCGCGCCGCGGTGTCGCGCGGGAATAA
- a CDS encoding DUF2309 domain-containing protein, whose protein sequence is MSAVDIEATSDRSPESVHAQEHSIRHLIEHAAHFLPAQGPIEVFVHHNTLHAFESQPFHAAVKAGYDRYGAEPYLSEPEFRRLYTEGRIADHDLEAVLQNDLGESRNDEINGLGTRTEIRFAMLRHAIHVGPDAELRWIVAETDALERFREKTTQINRSRIISAARKWLQECDAERKPIGDLASLLTKFGRRSNKWKDAEWETFALHLLWRICLNGAGSHPEAARQKQFVRPRDLLVHATGDDIDRGVHEVLIRFCAAYVDQGYSDWILPNRDQGFFESFLALYSIPSRGTDRWLRRLPEELATLIDTNVSAEESIEASLRELGVADSDREEFITQSLMALRGWAGMVWQLESGVDWVVHAIPKGSLVGMLAVQLILEKHAIRGLAEETFGESGSIESILQAARDRIAEPRPLTEERRAFLLFQVAQMLGWTPLELLQLTEAQWHELSNEVENFSPIERRRIFHEAYERRYRHAALDAIATHAARRKTVEAPWGSGRPSFQIVTCIDDREESLRRHLEEVEPTCETFAAAGFFAVAIYYRGAADGFYKPLCPGVMIPDHYVQEDVGYTFEGIHRGRAELRRRLGLVSRAFHTRSRTFVGGMFAGIIGSLATVPLVARVLFPHLTSRIRRRFGSWLQPPPVTNLQLERYAEEPGPADGHIGYSTDEMAGVVLRMLQDMGLTKSRDFSRLFIVCGHGSSSLNNPHESAYCCGACAGKRGGPNARAFAQMANDWRVRAKVATHGVTIPDDTVFVGAYHNTCDDSVVFYDLDRLPSSHRSDFESARESIDEARRRNAHERCRRFVSAPLTISTKDALRHVEGRAQDISQARPEYNHATNALCLVGRRHWCRGLFLDRRAFLNSYDPSQDDEDHSILARILAAAIPVCAGISLEYYFSCVDYSEYGSGSKLPHNLVSLLGVMEGTSSDLRTGLYQQMVEIHEPLRIMFVIESTLAAMLSIMQRNAAIDQLVRGSWVHLAVIDPGTSKIEVFDAGRFRPYEVGSPKLSTAASSSECYQGSREHLPFFSIRETGAA, encoded by the coding sequence GTGTCAGCGGTTGATATCGAAGCCACCTCAGATCGAAGCCCCGAATCCGTCCATGCTCAGGAACACTCAATTCGGCACCTTATCGAGCACGCAGCGCACTTCCTGCCGGCTCAGGGGCCGATCGAAGTTTTCGTTCACCACAACACTCTGCACGCTTTTGAATCGCAGCCTTTTCATGCGGCCGTCAAAGCTGGATATGATCGCTACGGAGCGGAACCGTATCTTTCGGAGCCGGAATTTCGCCGACTTTATACAGAAGGACGAATCGCCGACCACGACCTTGAAGCCGTCCTTCAGAACGATCTGGGAGAGAGCCGCAACGACGAGATCAATGGCCTGGGAACGCGTACCGAGATTCGCTTCGCCATGCTGCGACATGCGATTCACGTGGGGCCAGACGCAGAATTGCGATGGATTGTGGCGGAGACGGACGCTCTGGAGCGTTTTCGCGAAAAGACGACGCAGATCAATCGAAGTCGAATTATCTCTGCCGCCCGAAAGTGGTTACAGGAATGCGATGCCGAACGAAAGCCGATTGGCGACCTCGCCAGCCTGCTGACGAAATTTGGCCGCCGTTCAAACAAGTGGAAAGACGCTGAGTGGGAAACGTTTGCACTCCACCTTCTGTGGCGAATCTGTCTGAACGGTGCTGGTTCCCATCCGGAGGCCGCCAGGCAAAAGCAATTCGTCCGCCCGCGCGACTTATTGGTGCATGCAACGGGTGACGACATCGATCGAGGTGTCCATGAAGTTCTGATTCGCTTCTGTGCCGCCTACGTCGACCAAGGGTATTCTGATTGGATACTGCCGAATCGCGATCAGGGATTCTTTGAATCGTTCCTTGCACTGTATTCCATCCCTTCGCGAGGCACAGATCGCTGGCTACGGCGACTTCCCGAAGAATTGGCGACTTTGATCGACACCAACGTATCAGCAGAAGAGTCGATCGAGGCTTCTCTCCGTGAGCTTGGTGTTGCCGACAGTGATCGTGAAGAATTCATCACGCAATCGCTCATGGCACTTCGTGGCTGGGCAGGGATGGTGTGGCAGCTGGAATCGGGTGTCGACTGGGTAGTGCATGCCATTCCCAAAGGTTCGCTGGTTGGGATGCTGGCCGTTCAGTTGATCCTTGAAAAACATGCCATTCGCGGCCTGGCAGAAGAAACGTTTGGAGAGTCCGGCTCAATAGAAAGCATTCTTCAGGCGGCACGCGATCGTATAGCGGAGCCCCGGCCGCTGACTGAGGAACGACGCGCGTTTCTGCTGTTTCAGGTCGCTCAGATGCTGGGCTGGACGCCGCTGGAATTGCTGCAGTTAACAGAAGCGCAGTGGCATGAACTCAGCAACGAAGTGGAGAACTTTTCGCCGATTGAACGGCGGCGCATCTTTCATGAAGCGTACGAACGCAGGTATCGCCACGCGGCGTTGGATGCCATCGCCACTCATGCAGCCCGCCGCAAGACTGTCGAGGCGCCATGGGGTTCCGGCCGACCGAGCTTCCAGATCGTGACGTGCATTGATGACCGGGAAGAATCGCTGCGTCGACATTTGGAAGAAGTTGAACCAACGTGTGAGACGTTTGCCGCCGCAGGGTTCTTTGCCGTTGCAATCTATTACCGAGGCGCGGCCGACGGTTTCTACAAACCGCTGTGCCCGGGCGTCATGATTCCGGACCACTATGTCCAGGAGGATGTGGGCTACACATTTGAAGGCATACATCGAGGCCGAGCCGAACTACGAAGAAGGCTCGGCTTGGTCAGCCGCGCATTTCACACTCGCAGTCGCACATTCGTGGGCGGTATGTTCGCCGGAATCATTGGATCATTGGCGACTGTGCCACTGGTTGCTCGCGTCCTGTTCCCGCACCTGACGTCTCGCATTCGACGACGCTTCGGTTCGTGGCTGCAACCTCCACCAGTGACGAACCTGCAACTGGAACGCTATGCAGAAGAACCCGGTCCGGCCGACGGTCACATCGGATATTCGACAGACGAAATGGCAGGAGTCGTGCTGCGGATGCTTCAGGATATGGGGCTGACTAAGTCCAGGGACTTCTCAAGACTGTTCATCGTCTGCGGGCATGGTTCTTCAAGTCTCAACAACCCTCATGAATCGGCCTACTGCTGCGGAGCATGCGCCGGAAAACGAGGTGGCCCGAACGCCCGTGCTTTTGCTCAGATGGCCAATGACTGGCGGGTGCGAGCTAAGGTCGCGACTCATGGCGTAACAATTCCGGACGATACGGTTTTTGTCGGAGCGTACCACAACACCTGTGACGATTCCGTTGTCTTCTACGATCTCGATCGCCTTCCATCGTCGCACCGAAGCGACTTTGAGTCAGCCCGCGAGTCCATCGATGAAGCTCGCCGACGCAACGCGCACGAACGCTGCCGCCGATTCGTGTCTGCGCCGCTAACCATTTCTACAAAGGATGCACTGCGGCACGTTGAAGGTCGAGCACAGGATATTTCACAAGCGCGGCCTGAATACAACCACGCCACCAACGCGCTGTGTCTGGTCGGCCGCCGTCACTGGTGTCGAGGCTTGTTTCTCGATCGTCGCGCGTTTTTGAATTCGTACGACCCGTCGCAGGATGACGAAGACCATTCCATTCTCGCTCGAATTCTGGCCGCCGCGATTCCGGTGTGTGCGGGGATCAGCCTGGAATACTACTTCTCGTGTGTGGATTATTCCGAATACGGCTCAGGTTCAAAACTGCCACACAACCTTGTTTCGCTGTTGGGGGTTATGGAAGGCACGTCGAGTGACCTGCGCACCGGCCTGTATCAGCAGATGGTTGAGATTCACGAACCGCTGCGGATCATGTTCGTTATCGAATCCACGCTCGCCGCTATGTTGTCAATCATGCAGCGGAATGCTGCCATCGACCAGCTTGTGCGTGGAAGCTGGGTACATCTGGCCGTCATTGATCCAGGCACGTCGAAGATAGAAGTTTTCGACGCCGGCAGATTTCGGCCTTATGAAGTTGGGTCGCCCAAGCTGTCGACAGCCGCTTCGTCATCGGAATGTTATCAGGGTTCACGTGAGCATCTTCCGTTCTTCTCCATTCGTGAAACGGGAGCGGCTTAA
- a CDS encoding DUF692 domain-containing protein produces the protein MSESSTHSNLGLGVGLRTPHFQHVLNHNPAVDWFEIISENFMDCSGRPRHILDQIAERYPIVMHGVSMSIGSTAPLNRDYLSKLKKLAEDVQARWVSDHVCWTGVAGLNAHDLLPVPYNESTLQHLVERIRIVQDILERLLILENPSTYVTFRDSTMTEWDFLKYMVEETECRLLLDVNNVYVSAVNHNFDPEEYIRAVPHDRIVQFHLAGHTNLGTHCIDTHDGEVIDPVWELYRLAHQLTGGASTLLEWDAQIPEFPVLHSEVLKAKRHIAEADGLMSDSTHADASDHHERSGRITANANSSQRTGSTAMVPQPAVTVSAELE, from the coding sequence ATGTCGGAATCCTCAACGCACTCGAACCTTGGGCTGGGAGTTGGGCTGCGCACGCCCCATTTTCAGCATGTTCTCAACCACAACCCGGCCGTGGATTGGTTCGAAATCATCTCTGAAAATTTCATGGACTGTAGCGGCAGACCACGGCACATTCTGGACCAGATTGCTGAACGCTACCCGATCGTCATGCACGGCGTCTCGATGTCGATTGGCAGCACCGCCCCGCTCAACCGTGACTATCTGAGTAAGTTAAAAAAGCTCGCCGAAGATGTGCAGGCACGCTGGGTGTCGGACCACGTCTGCTGGACGGGAGTCGCTGGCCTGAATGCTCATGATCTTCTGCCGGTGCCATACAACGAATCAACGTTGCAACACCTTGTTGAACGAATTCGAATCGTGCAGGACATTCTGGAACGTCTGCTGATCCTTGAAAACCCCAGCACGTATGTCACCTTCCGTGATTCTACGATGACTGAGTGGGATTTTTTGAAGTACATGGTTGAAGAAACGGAATGCCGCTTGCTGCTTGATGTGAACAACGTCTACGTGTCTGCCGTCAATCACAATTTTGATCCGGAAGAATACATTCGCGCCGTTCCGCATGATCGAATCGTTCAGTTTCACCTTGCTGGTCATACGAACCTTGGCACGCACTGCATCGACACGCACGATGGCGAAGTTATCGATCCGGTGTGGGAACTGTACCGACTGGCTCATCAACTGACCGGCGGTGCGTCTACGTTGCTGGAATGGGACGCACAAATTCCGGAGTTCCCGGTGCTGCATTCTGAGGTTCTGAAAGCGAAACGACACATTGCGGAAGCGGACGGTTTAATGAGCGACTCAACGCATGCCGATGCATCTGATCACCACGAAAGATCGGGGCGAATCACAGCGAACGCGAATTCTTCGCAACGGACTGGATCCACGGCAATGGTTCCGCAACCCGCCGTAACAGTCTCAGCGGAGCTTGAATGA
- a CDS encoding proton-conducting transporter membrane subunit: MTTESVLYILGLLVVAGPAVLLAALGLPLLAGVRLSEPSQARLTKTAVVTGLLAAVGILSIMLLTGRRHVPIELGHWVSIEHEHEHFHFHIKFIFDRLSVPFTILSFVLCGTVGAFANVYLHRESGYQRFFLLYALFLLGMVVSSLAGTIETLFFGWELVGLSSALLVAYFHERPGPVRNGHRVWTTYRIADAAFLIAALTMHHLTGAGDFEGLMGSGSWPDGVANIGSWQALAVGSLLLLAAAGKSGLVPFSGWLPRAMEGPTPSSAVFYGALSVHLGTFLLLRVSPLLDVSMPLRIAVIVLGLVSATFGALASRIQSDVKNALAFASLTQIGIITVEIGLALRYIALIHMIGHACLRTLQLLRAPSVLRDHQMLEDAVGEHLTGDVVSPAQPVTATQLRLYRFALQRGNLDAVLNDWVVRPFVKVFQLFDLLERRWTDLLSGGASRESDKLSPYSDSLEDVS, from the coding sequence ATGACAACGGAATCCGTTTTGTACATTCTTGGCCTTCTAGTTGTCGCCGGTCCTGCGGTGTTGCTTGCTGCGCTTGGTTTGCCGTTGCTGGCAGGAGTCAGGCTAAGCGAACCATCGCAGGCGCGGCTGACCAAGACAGCAGTCGTGACGGGGTTACTTGCGGCCGTCGGGATCCTTTCGATCATGCTGTTGACGGGTCGGCGACATGTGCCAATCGAACTCGGCCATTGGGTATCGATCGAGCATGAGCACGAACACTTCCACTTTCATATCAAGTTCATCTTCGACCGCCTGTCTGTGCCGTTTACGATTCTTTCCTTCGTCTTATGTGGGACCGTTGGTGCGTTCGCGAACGTCTACCTTCATCGCGAAAGTGGCTATCAACGTTTCTTTCTGCTGTATGCCCTGTTTCTTCTGGGCATGGTGGTGTCGTCGCTAGCTGGAACGATTGAGACACTCTTCTTTGGTTGGGAACTGGTTGGCCTCTCGTCTGCATTGCTCGTTGCATATTTCCACGAACGCCCTGGCCCCGTGCGAAACGGGCACCGTGTTTGGACGACCTATCGAATCGCGGACGCGGCATTCCTGATTGCTGCCTTGACGATGCACCACCTGACCGGAGCCGGTGACTTTGAAGGTCTGATGGGATCGGGATCATGGCCGGACGGGGTTGCGAATATTGGCTCATGGCAGGCACTTGCGGTGGGATCATTGCTGCTGCTCGCCGCAGCCGGAAAGTCAGGACTGGTGCCATTTTCAGGGTGGCTGCCGCGAGCGATGGAAGGGCCGACGCCGTCAAGCGCCGTGTTCTACGGTGCGTTGTCCGTTCATCTTGGCACGTTTTTGTTGTTGCGTGTCAGCCCGCTGCTTGATGTTTCGATGCCGCTGCGAATAGCCGTGATCGTGCTGGGACTTGTCTCCGCCACATTCGGGGCGCTGGCATCACGAATTCAAAGTGATGTGAAGAATGCTTTGGCATTCGCGTCCCTGACTCAGATTGGAATCATCACCGTTGAGATTGGACTAGCATTGCGATACATCGCGTTAATTCACATGATTGGACATGCCTGCCTGCGAACGTTGCAGCTGCTGCGGGCACCATCTGTTCTCCGCGACCATCAAATGCTCGAAGACGCGGTCGGCGAACACTTAACTGGCGACGTTGTATCGCCAGCCCAACCAGTGACGGCAACGCAGCTACGGCTATATCGCTTCGCGTTGCAGCGAGGCAATCTCGACGCGGTTCTCAACGACTGGGTTGTTCGTCCCTTTGTTAAGGTGTTTCAATTGTTTGATTTGCTGGAGCGTCGGTGGACCGATCTGCTTTCCGGAGGTGCATCACGAGAATCTGATAAGCTTTCGCCCTATAGCGATTCGCTGGAGGATGTCTCCTGA